One window of the Populus trichocarpa isolate Nisqually-1 chromosome 9, P.trichocarpa_v4.1, whole genome shotgun sequence genome contains the following:
- the LOC7469673 gene encoding L-galactose dehydrogenase has protein sequence MAYPHPNLELRPLGNTGLKLSCVGFGASPLGSVFGPVSEHDAISSVREAFRLGINFFDTSPYYGGTLSEKMLGQGLKALGVPRNEYIVSTKCGRYVEGFDFSAERVTKSIDESLARLQLDYVDILQCHDIEFGSLDQIVNETIPALRKLKEAGKIRFIGITGLPLGVFTYVLDRVPPGTVDVILSYCRYSINDSTLADLLPYLKSKGVGVISASPLAMGLLTENGPPEWHPASPELKSACEAAAAFCKEKGKNISKIAMQYSLSNKDISSVLVGMNSVRQVEENVSAATELATFGKDQETLSEVEAILIPVKNQTWPSGIQQS, from the exons ATGGCATATCCGCACCCAAACCTGGAGCTTCGACCCCTTGGAAACACGGGTCTCAAACTTAGTTGCGTCGGCTTTGGAGCTTCCCCACTTGGCAGTGTCTTCGGCCCTGTCTCTGAACACGACGCCATCTCCTCTGTCCGCGAAGCCTTCCGCCTTGGCATTAATTTCTTCGACACCTCTCC GTATTATGGAGGGACATTGTCAGAGAAGATGCTTGGTCAGGGACTTAAAGCTCTAGGAGTTCCTAGAAATGAATATATTGTGTCCACGAAGTGTGGAAGATATGTGGAGGGCTTTGATTTTAGTGCTGAGAGAGTGACCAAGAGTATTGACGAAAGCTTGGCAAGATTGCAGTTGGATTATGTTGATATACTCCAATGCCATGATATTGAATTTGGGTCTCTTGATCag ATAGTGAATGAAACAATTCCCGCGCTACGGAAACTAAAGGAAGCAGGGAAGATTCGTTTTATTGGTATAACTGGGCTGCCGTTGGGAGTATTTACGTATGTTCTTGATCGAGTGCCGCCTGGCACAGTTGACGTTATTTTGTCTTATTGTCGCTATAGTATTAATGATTCTACATTGGCGGATTTATTGCCTTACTTGAAGAGCAAAGGTGTAGGTGTAATTAGTGCGTCTCCACTAGCAATGGGGTTACTAACAGAGAACGGCCCTCCGGAGTGGCATCCAGCTTCTCCTGAACTGAAG TCTGCATGTGAAGCTGCTGCTGCCTTCTGTAAAGAGAAGGGGAAGAATATTTCAAAGATAGCAATGCAATACAGTTTGTCGAATAAGGATATTTCATCCGTGCTGGTTGGCATGAACTCTGTTAGACAG GTTGAGGAGAATGTTTCTGCTGCTACGGAACTTGCTACGTTTGGCAAGGATCAGGAAACTTTATCAGAAGTTGAAGCAATTCTGATCCCTGTGAAGAATCAAACTTGGCCTAGTGGAATCCAACAGAGCTGA